Sequence from the Deinococcus ruber genome:
GCAGTCGAAGCTGCCGCGCCCGCGCTGGAACGCGCCACCGAAGCGGCAGTCGAGCGGCTGCTGCGAGGTGGGCGACTGGTGTACCTGGGAGCGGGCACGTCTGGGCGGCTGGGCGTGCTGGACGGCGTCGAGCTGCTTCCCACCTTTTCCTGGCCGCCCGAGAGACTCGTCACGCTGATTGCGGGGGGCGAGCGGGCCATGTTCCGCGCCGCCGAGGGAGCCGAGGACGACCACGCGGCAGGCCAGCGCGATCTGGAACGCGAAGAATTGGCACCCGGCGACGTGCTGATCGCGCTGGCGGCCAGCGGCACCACGCCTTACGTGCTGGGCGGCGTGGCGTATGCCAATGCCCTGGGCGCTCTGACCATCGGCATCAGCAACAACCCCGGCAGCCCGCTGCTGCAAGCCGCTGCCATCGCCATCGCGCTCGATACCGGCCCCGAGGTCATCAGTGGCAGCACCCGCCTGAAGGCCGGAACCGCTCAGAAAATTACGCTCAATACCCTGTCGAGCGCCATCATGGTGCGGCTGAACAAGGTGTACGGCAATCTGATGGTCGATCTTCAGGTCACCAACATCAAGCTGCGCCGCCGCGCCCTGGCCCTGACGATGCTGGCGACCGGTGCGTCGCAGGCCGAAGCTGCCGCCGCGCTGGAACACGCAGACGATCACGTCAAGACAGCCATCGTGATGTTGCGTCTGCATCTGGAACCCGGACAGGCGCGGGCCG
This genomic interval carries:
- the murQ gene encoding N-acetylmuramic acid 6-phosphate etherase codes for the protein MTYPAREPDLDHSIKPDPSDPDHEGAPVSDTTLLSTEQLSPSHADLDMFGMPDLIAALISDQHSALRAVEAAAPALERATEAAVERLLRGGRLVYLGAGTSGRLGVLDGVELLPTFSWPPERLVTLIAGGERAMFRAAEGAEDDHAAGQRDLEREELAPGDVLIALAASGTTPYVLGGVAYANALGALTIGISNNPGSPLLQAAAIAIALDTGPEVISGSTRLKAGTAQKITLNTLSSAIMVRLNKVYGNLMVDLQVTNIKLRRRALALTMLATGASQAEAAAALEHADDHVKTAIVMLRLHLEPGQARAALEQAGGSVRAALEARAE